From a single Ischnura elegans chromosome 7, ioIscEleg1.1, whole genome shotgun sequence genomic region:
- the LOC124162121 gene encoding uncharacterized protein LOC124162121 — translation MRSIGALLTVFAFFISRATCVDIPNAGVDGGSHMEVELKSFSNCENYPSMPMMFKELQISQIAKKKFAINGGVDMNMTVDNEITAVISILQCEDSTSDDNCEFVGSVKGSKFCDKITKEGTPWYEFLKETDIGNKCPVEPGSYDFNEAPFEFSDAEGMPLTPGHWKIRMELYSSNFQGDPGPAGKEPFGCNLVEVSVSPSRALNK, via the exons ATGAGGTCGATAGGTGCATTGCTCACTGTCTTCGCGTTCTTTATTTCCAGGGCAACGTGCGTTGACATACCTAATGCTGGCGTAGATGGGGGT tCACATATGGAAGTCGAACTTAAAAGTTTCAGTAATTGCGAGAATTACCCATCAATGCCAATGATGTTCAAGGAACTGCAAATATCTCAGATCGCCAAAAAGAAATTTGCTATTAATGGAGGTGTCGACATGAATATGACCGTTGACAACGAAATTACG gctGTGATCTCAATTCTGCAATGCGAGGATTCCACGAGTGACGACAACTGTGAATTTGTTGGATCCGTCAAGGGTAGCAAGTTCTGCGACAAGATAACGAAGGAAGGAACGCCATGGTATGAATTCCTGAAGGAAACGGATATTGGAAACAAGTGTCCTGTGGAGCCG GGATCTTACGACTTCAATGAGGCGCCCTTCGAGTTCAGTGACGCTGAGGGGATGCCCTTGACCCCGGGTCACTGGAAGATCCGAATGGAGCTGTACTCTTCGAACTTCCAGGGAGATCCCGGACCCGCGGGCAAAGAACCCTTTGGCTGTaaccttgtggaagtatcggtgTCTCCGTCGAGGGCGCTGAACAAGTAG